The following are from one region of the Granulicella aggregans genome:
- a CDS encoding TonB-dependent receptor, whose protein sequence is MACVLPALLLCFSSLGSAQVTTATLTGIVSDQSGASIPGAKVRVVNRANKFARTVVANSSGVFTFPGLDSGDYQIVITYTGFETYVLSDVHLDPNDTRNITTIRMKIGNVNETITVNASGQNHVEDDGSRSALITAEDLQKLSLEGREVTELLKILPGSAINTGVGNNTGVSNSSFDPGQVGFGGAAGSYSVSGSPVNGVAIRSDGANLTDPSTGAGGLQTINAEATSEVKIQTSNFGADNANGPLVISAVGKSGAADYHGSVYSYGRTGQLNSTDSIAHVFNSVKPPDRYIYPGLSLGGPIKIPGTNLNHNKHLTFFVSGEDYIQRNVYAYNNVANAVTHALVPSAKMRQGDFGLGEIQNYLPPGLRQYACDPSQLKGAAKCANLNDSVTYPAGNGTTDGYSGAASNWNNLYQVPVETSDGVSIKGNCNDQAGDCLAGHLDPGASAFFRLLPLPNTPGGQTTPLGYNYTHTDLVNNDIYELHGRLDYDKGRSKFFVTFTPENGGTNIPQANGYFASGNSGGVNTPGGTMQNTYTYSGSFNWNLTASSTLNNEFFVSGLYSNVISKAAKPNLLFDDAIGYPYTGAYDNGTKEFPNLGTYGNEGIPLGYFPDFSFGGLYNRTFSPGLGDNLSKQLGKHTLKAGVNVERPRINGTLAYDGSAPTNGVTSIYYVGPQFQLPDPSKVDGEPYIKYYSTCYDGDNGDANCDKENGNSNNLANYLVGDLGNFGWSQANIIPKLRLHAWTTSMYATDDWKALRNLSLTIGIRVEHIGRWVDDHNFGSAVFDPTKYAAESDELNNPLVPLPGFRWHGIDPTVAVSGFKTREFFYEPRVGFNWDVYGTGKTTWSGGWGMYRFRDGQSDAINSIKASNGLRQISLAPPGQDPAHHAQGDPPNQGGNRASYIQSLHLSTKPGIATSTFTTTGGNNFLNAGQYNTTYAVDQNDDQVPLTTNYSFTVTQQVPRGITLSVGYVGNRSNHLLDDNSGGGQLSISNINAIPVGAFFLPDPNKESALYGLTYESSQIGGNNFANDDYRPYPRYGPIQVEQHILKAHYDALQVTVERSKGALYLKTNYTWSKNFGQRGGYSNGVAGDSFNLANDYGPLAYDRTHIFNLAYNYDFGSNHSGLTALRPLINGWQISGITNLQSGPDLLATNYTSNFNLSGRNDFSSIPIGGSQFLGTSDVNLQPILTCDPRSHLGPRQYVNPNCFALPLPGGYNGAFRIPYLHGPAFFQSDMTVVKDFKMKESRQLEFRVAAFNFLNYKLKTFTNVHPNALSLTYNDGIPQNGVFGISSDNAGRRVLEINAKYSF, encoded by the coding sequence ATGGCCTGTGTCCTCCCGGCCCTGTTGCTCTGCTTCTCCAGCCTTGGCTCCGCTCAGGTGACGACCGCGACTCTGACGGGCATCGTCTCAGACCAGAGCGGCGCTTCTATCCCCGGCGCAAAGGTGAGGGTGGTGAACCGCGCAAACAAATTCGCGCGCACCGTAGTGGCCAACAGCAGCGGCGTCTTTACGTTTCCGGGACTGGACTCCGGGGACTATCAGATCGTGATTACCTACACCGGCTTCGAGACCTACGTCCTGAGCGACGTCCATCTGGATCCGAACGACACGCGGAACATCACGACGATCCGCATGAAGATCGGAAATGTCAACGAGACCATTACGGTCAATGCTTCCGGTCAGAACCACGTGGAGGACGACGGTTCACGCAGCGCCCTGATCACCGCTGAGGACCTGCAAAAGCTGTCGCTCGAGGGGCGCGAAGTTACGGAGTTGCTCAAGATTCTCCCGGGATCAGCGATCAATACCGGCGTTGGCAACAATACGGGCGTCTCGAACAGCAGCTTCGATCCGGGCCAGGTTGGCTTCGGCGGCGCAGCCGGTTCGTACTCGGTGAGCGGTTCGCCGGTCAACGGCGTGGCCATCCGTTCCGACGGGGCCAATCTGACCGATCCTTCAACCGGCGCGGGCGGCCTGCAGACGATCAATGCGGAGGCGACCTCCGAAGTGAAGATTCAAACCTCCAACTTCGGAGCCGACAACGCAAACGGCCCTCTGGTCATCAGCGCCGTTGGAAAGTCGGGCGCCGCAGACTATCACGGCTCGGTGTACTCCTACGGACGCACGGGCCAGCTCAACTCGACGGACTCCATCGCGCATGTATTCAACTCGGTTAAGCCCCCCGACCGCTATATCTACCCCGGCCTCTCGCTTGGCGGCCCGATCAAGATTCCAGGCACAAACCTGAACCACAACAAGCATCTGACTTTCTTCGTCAGCGGCGAAGACTACATCCAGAGGAACGTCTACGCCTACAACAATGTTGCGAATGCCGTCACCCACGCGCTGGTTCCCTCAGCCAAAATGCGACAGGGCGATTTTGGCCTTGGGGAGATTCAGAACTACCTTCCTCCTGGCCTTCGGCAGTATGCCTGCGACCCAAGCCAACTTAAGGGTGCAGCGAAGTGCGCGAACCTGAACGATAGCGTTACGTATCCGGCGGGGAATGGCACCACGGACGGGTACAGCGGAGCAGCCAGCAACTGGAACAATCTCTACCAGGTTCCTGTTGAGACCTCTGACGGTGTTTCGATCAAGGGCAACTGCAATGACCAGGCCGGGGACTGTCTGGCGGGACACCTCGATCCAGGAGCCTCCGCGTTCTTCCGTCTGCTTCCGCTTCCCAACACCCCGGGCGGCCAAACCACTCCGCTTGGGTATAACTACACCCATACGGATCTGGTAAACAACGACATCTACGAACTGCACGGCCGTCTCGACTACGACAAAGGCCGTTCGAAGTTCTTCGTGACCTTCACCCCGGAAAACGGCGGCACGAATATCCCGCAGGCGAACGGATACTTTGCCTCCGGCAACTCCGGTGGCGTCAATACCCCGGGCGGGACGATGCAGAACACGTACACCTACAGCGGCTCATTCAACTGGAACCTGACCGCCAGTTCCACGCTGAATAATGAATTCTTCGTGAGTGGCCTGTACAGCAACGTCATCAGCAAGGCTGCAAAGCCGAATCTCCTCTTCGACGATGCTATCGGCTATCCCTATACGGGCGCCTACGACAACGGCACCAAAGAGTTTCCGAACCTTGGCACCTACGGCAACGAAGGCATTCCGCTCGGCTACTTCCCGGACTTTAGCTTTGGCGGCCTCTACAATCGCACGTTCAGTCCTGGTCTTGGCGATAACCTGAGCAAGCAGCTAGGCAAACACACGCTGAAGGCCGGCGTAAACGTCGAACGCCCGCGGATCAACGGCACCCTGGCCTACGACGGCAGCGCTCCAACGAATGGAGTGACGTCCATCTACTATGTAGGGCCGCAGTTCCAGCTCCCCGATCCGAGCAAGGTCGATGGCGAACCGTACATCAAGTACTACTCCACCTGTTACGACGGGGACAACGGGGACGCGAACTGTGACAAGGAGAACGGCAACAGCAACAACCTCGCGAACTACCTTGTGGGCGACCTGGGAAATTTTGGCTGGAGCCAGGCGAACATCATTCCCAAGCTCAGACTGCATGCCTGGACAACGTCCATGTACGCTACCGACGATTGGAAGGCGTTACGGAACCTGAGCTTGACGATCGGAATTCGCGTGGAGCACATTGGGCGGTGGGTTGATGACCATAACTTCGGATCAGCGGTCTTCGATCCCACAAAGTATGCTGCGGAGTCTGACGAGCTGAACAACCCGCTGGTCCCTCTGCCGGGCTTCCGTTGGCATGGGATCGATCCGACCGTGGCTGTCAGCGGCTTCAAGACGCGCGAGTTCTTCTATGAGCCTCGCGTTGGATTCAACTGGGACGTCTACGGCACAGGGAAGACCACATGGAGCGGTGGCTGGGGCATGTACCGGTTCCGCGACGGCCAATCAGACGCCATCAATAGCATCAAAGCTTCGAACGGACTTCGCCAGATCTCGCTTGCGCCGCCAGGACAGGACCCCGCGCACCATGCTCAGGGCGATCCTCCCAATCAGGGTGGCAACCGCGCCTCGTACATTCAGTCGCTCCATCTGAGCACCAAGCCAGGCATCGCCACTTCGACGTTCACGACAACGGGAGGCAATAACTTCCTGAACGCGGGCCAATACAACACGACTTACGCCGTGGACCAGAATGATGACCAGGTGCCACTGACCACCAACTACAGCTTCACCGTAACCCAGCAGGTACCGCGCGGCATCACCCTCTCAGTCGGGTATGTAGGGAATCGAAGCAATCACCTTCTGGACGACAACTCAGGCGGCGGCCAGCTATCGATCTCCAATATCAACGCCATCCCGGTGGGCGCGTTCTTCCTTCCCGATCCGAACAAGGAAAGCGCATTGTACGGTCTTACTTACGAGTCCTCCCAGATCGGCGGCAACAACTTTGCCAACGACGACTACCGCCCCTATCCGCGGTACGGCCCGATTCAGGTCGAGCAGCACATCCTCAAGGCGCACTACGATGCGCTTCAGGTGACGGTCGAGCGCTCCAAGGGAGCCTTGTATCTCAAGACGAACTACACCTGGAGTAAGAACTTCGGACAGCGCGGCGGCTACTCCAATGGCGTCGCCGGCGACTCTTTCAACCTCGCGAACGACTATGGTCCGCTGGCGTACGACCGCACGCATATCTTCAACCTGGCCTACAACTACGACTTTGGTTCCAACCACTCGGGTCTCACAGCTTTGCGTCCGCTAATCAATGGATGGCAGATCTCGGGAATCACCAATCTGCAGAGCGGGCCCGATCTGCTCGCCACGAACTACACCTCGAACTTCAATCTCAGTGGCCGGAACGATTTCTCAAGTATTCCTATTGGCGGATCGCAGTTTCTGGGTACATCAGATGTCAATCTGCAGCCAATTCTGACCTGTGACCCCAGGTCACATCTTGGCCCGCGGCAATATGTGAACCCGAACTGTTTTGCGCTCCCTTTGCCTGGTGGCTACAACGGTGCCTTCCGTATTCCTTACCTGCATGGCCCCGCGTTCTTCCAATCGGACATGACGGTCGTGAAGGACTTCAAGATGAAGGAGTCGCGGCAGTTGGAGTTCCGCGTGGCAGCGTTCAACTTCCTCAACTACAAGCTGAAGACCTTTACGAACGTTCATCCCAACGCGCTGAGCTTGACCTACAACGACGGGATACCTCAGAACGGCGTCTTCGGGATCTCCTCGGATAATGCTGGCAGGCGCGTCCTGGAGATTAACGCCAAATACAGCTTCTAG
- a CDS encoding Ig-like domain repeat protein produces MKEGHPSLNRQTARAFWKGAALSAVALLTAIGSSRASAQTAPAYVVYSQTVLSSSFKGASANYAVNSRGDFFVNDGNSHVLEYPANGGAPITLWTDTNNYGASGVAVDPFDNLYITVFYSPGGNNDADSQVYEFPSTNGSYPAPYVYSSSQPPGSCTPASPATSTTPAVPANTGVCAVGFYIGAAYYYWQPLGIAADGQGNTYMYSNYDNTYGSTSLGIFQCQPACNEQLAGNGATAYTVKLSKTITSIIADYAGNVYFTDESNLNVIPAGSPSTKNTPAVFDSSFSSPYGVTLDASGNMYVSDQNGIWEVPAVETTGGAPCKGGADPCKLLLSAKYKLIPMSGVPGGSAASAAVDNRGNIVYSQYYGNLSKASLWSGNFPVAQIGATGSTSLSFTVSFNSATTIGAFKAVQGVAASTEFAVSEGTCTVGTAFAAGSTCTFSANFTPNGLGVRTGAVVITDSTGAETYTYLTGVGTGTGVTVDPGTPTQIGSGLKTPEGIAVDGAGNVYIADAAANTVQQFPAGGGAGVSLGTGLNVPTGVAVDGGGNVFIVNQGTGATGGSVVEVPSVAGVLTSSAQKTLVSGLNLPTDIVADGDANLYVSLTGSNEVVQLANPSRIDASAAMAVRGYGLSGPTGLALDGSGNLYVADTGNNRVLQLGDGFQNSVGNGLSAPTGVAVDPSGSVMIADGTGRLIRVPNESFGTNAVGLNQADQQVLGSPLSYPYSLRTDATGNLYVSDNVAAVVYQLQRTTGAIDFGSWNLNTVSNAQTIVLSNIGNQDVTVGNPIYPAVPASSEFAVTAGSNSSSCSSGIFHSGFNCTLQATFAPTAQGPSTYPLVISAPAQNASSTTINLTGNGINKAAATLSLIQVAPTTSTISYGQQIIISAKVAPSGSSATPTGYVVFTFDGQNQRPIKLDATGAASITFNGLNAGQNTLSAFYEGDSNYGALDSAVLPLNINLATSMNVLTAVGDSADPLSVQPTDTLTLTDTLTPAVVGSFSGTVTFIDVATNLPLNGMQPIRLGSPDPTTGNYVVSYQLTGAKAGNYNVKAVYSGNVDYLSNQSSTIPYIVIKTTYTVTADNTTVTASATAPATINLVVTDYSNYQGAVSLQCSGLPANAYCVFRPASAQLIPASGVLPNTQLTPLTIYPVPVVLQIKVDQNLIPIESSSFFWIVALVSGLAIAWRRRLTSGGLGLLSLMALLCFAGLTVMSGCGSSINNNFPTPAGSYPVTITATSTPLVNGAEPTCSYQNCNLPPDPVTNPSINVVQTLSVNLTVK; encoded by the coding sequence GTGAAAGAAGGCCACCCCAGTTTGAATCGGCAGACGGCCAGGGCGTTCTGGAAGGGAGCTGCTCTGTCGGCAGTGGCCCTCCTTACGGCTATTGGCTCGTCACGTGCCTCTGCGCAGACCGCGCCTGCCTACGTCGTCTATTCGCAGACTGTATTGAGCAGCAGCTTCAAGGGCGCAAGCGCGAACTATGCGGTCAACTCGCGCGGCGACTTCTTTGTGAATGACGGGAATAGCCACGTTTTGGAGTATCCGGCAAATGGTGGCGCGCCGATTACGCTGTGGACAGACACCAACAACTACGGTGCTTCCGGAGTTGCCGTCGACCCCTTCGACAATCTGTACATTACCGTCTTTTACTCGCCGGGCGGCAACAACGATGCCGACTCGCAGGTGTATGAGTTCCCATCGACAAACGGCTCGTATCCTGCCCCTTATGTCTACAGCAGCAGCCAGCCACCCGGAAGCTGCACGCCTGCGTCGCCTGCCACTTCCACGACCCCAGCCGTTCCGGCGAACACCGGCGTCTGCGCAGTTGGATTCTATATTGGCGCTGCGTACTACTATTGGCAGCCACTCGGTATAGCTGCTGACGGCCAGGGCAACACCTACATGTATTCGAACTACGACAATACGTATGGGTCGACCAGCCTTGGAATCTTTCAATGCCAGCCTGCTTGCAATGAACAACTGGCAGGCAACGGTGCGACCGCCTATACGGTGAAGCTATCGAAGACGATCACCTCGATCATTGCGGACTATGCCGGGAATGTCTACTTTACCGATGAGTCGAATTTAAATGTTATCCCTGCAGGCAGTCCGTCTACAAAGAATACCCCTGCCGTCTTCGATTCGAGCTTTTCGAGTCCCTATGGCGTCACTCTCGACGCCTCCGGAAACATGTATGTCTCCGACCAGAACGGTATCTGGGAGGTCCCTGCGGTAGAGACCACTGGCGGGGCTCCCTGTAAAGGGGGAGCGGATCCCTGCAAGCTTTTACTGAGTGCAAAATATAAGCTCATTCCCATGTCCGGTGTTCCCGGTGGTTCAGCGGCAAGTGCCGCAGTCGATAATCGCGGCAATATCGTTTATTCCCAATATTATGGGAATTTATCCAAGGCCAGCCTGTGGTCTGGCAATTTTCCCGTAGCGCAAATCGGCGCAACCGGTAGCACCTCCCTCAGCTTCACCGTGTCTTTCAACAGCGCCACTACAATAGGCGCGTTCAAGGCCGTCCAGGGAGTTGCAGCCTCTACCGAGTTTGCTGTCTCTGAAGGAACATGCACCGTCGGCACGGCCTTCGCCGCCGGTTCAACCTGCACGTTCAGCGCCAACTTCACGCCAAACGGCCTCGGAGTCCGTACCGGCGCGGTCGTGATCACCGACTCAACCGGCGCCGAGACGTATACCTATCTGACGGGTGTCGGCACAGGCACGGGAGTTACCGTTGACCCAGGAACCCCTACGCAGATCGGCAGCGGCCTGAAGACGCCGGAGGGCATCGCGGTCGACGGTGCGGGCAATGTATATATCGCGGATGCCGCAGCGAATACTGTGCAGCAATTCCCCGCCGGCGGAGGTGCCGGCGTCAGCCTCGGTACCGGCCTCAATGTACCGACCGGTGTAGCGGTCGATGGCGGCGGAAACGTCTTCATCGTCAACCAGGGAACTGGAGCCACGGGCGGTTCGGTGGTTGAGGTCCCGAGCGTTGCAGGCGTGCTCACCAGCAGCGCACAGAAGACCCTTGTCTCCGGGCTGAACCTGCCGACTGACATTGTTGCCGACGGAGATGCCAACCTCTATGTCTCCCTCACGGGCAGCAACGAGGTCGTGCAACTTGCGAACCCGAGCCGCATTGACGCCTCCGCAGCCATGGCCGTCCGGGGCTACGGCCTCAGCGGCCCAACGGGTCTCGCCCTCGACGGTTCCGGCAACCTCTACGTAGCCGACACGGGCAACAATCGCGTGCTTCAGCTTGGCGATGGCTTCCAAAACAGCGTGGGCAACGGGCTCTCCGCGCCTACTGGAGTCGCCGTCGATCCATCCGGCTCGGTGATGATCGCAGATGGCACCGGACGCCTGATCCGTGTTCCGAACGAGAGCTTCGGGACGAACGCTGTCGGACTCAACCAGGCCGATCAGCAGGTCCTGGGCAGCCCGCTCAGTTATCCCTACTCGCTGCGTACGGATGCTACGGGCAACCTGTACGTCAGTGACAATGTTGCGGCAGTGGTGTATCAGCTACAGCGCACTACCGGAGCCATCGACTTTGGCAGCTGGAACCTGAACACCGTAAGCAACGCGCAGACCATCGTCCTTTCGAATATCGGCAACCAGGACGTGACCGTCGGCAACCCGATCTATCCGGCAGTTCCAGCCTCCAGCGAGTTCGCCGTGACGGCAGGGTCTAACTCCAGTTCCTGCAGCAGCGGTATCTTCCATAGCGGCTTTAACTGCACCCTGCAGGCTACATTCGCCCCCACTGCTCAGGGGCCAAGTACCTATCCTCTGGTCATCAGCGCGCCGGCACAGAATGCGTCGTCAACGACCATCAACCTTACCGGCAACGGCATCAATAAGGCCGCTGCCACCCTCAGTCTGATTCAAGTCGCGCCCACCACCTCAACGATCAGCTATGGCCAGCAGATCATCATCAGTGCCAAGGTTGCACCTTCAGGGTCCTCGGCGACGCCAACCGGGTACGTGGTCTTCACCTTCGATGGCCAGAACCAGCGCCCCATCAAGCTGGACGCGACAGGCGCAGCGTCGATCACCTTCAACGGCCTGAACGCCGGCCAAAACACGCTGTCAGCCTTCTACGAGGGCGACAGTAACTATGGTGCGCTCGACTCGGCCGTCCTGCCGTTGAACATCAACTTAGCTACGAGCATGAATGTATTGACCGCCGTTGGCGACTCCGCAGATCCGCTCAGCGTCCAACCCACCGACACATTAACGCTCACGGATACACTCACGCCAGCCGTGGTTGGATCCTTCTCAGGAACGGTAACGTTCATCGATGTCGCGACGAACCTCCCGTTGAACGGCATGCAGCCGATACGGCTTGGTTCGCCAGATCCAACGACAGGCAACTACGTGGTCAGCTATCAATTGACGGGTGCGAAGGCTGGCAACTACAACGTAAAGGCTGTCTATTCAGGAAACGTAGACTACCTCTCCAATCAATCCTCAACAATCCCTTACATTGTCATCAAGACTACGTACACCGTGACAGCGGACAATACTACCGTGACCGCGTCGGCCACAGCCCCTGCGACCATCAACCTGGTCGTGACCGATTACTCGAACTACCAGGGCGCTGTCTCCCTGCAATGCAGCGGGCTTCCGGCGAACGCGTATTGCGTCTTCCGTCCAGCCAGCGCACAACTGATTCCAGCCTCGGGTGTGCTGCCGAATACGCAGCTAACGCCGCTAACCATTTACCCGGTTCCAGTGGTGCTCCAGATCAAGGTCGATCAAAACCTAATTCCTATCGAGAGCTCCTCGTTCTTCTGGATCGTAGCGCTGGTATCGGGCTTGGCGATCGCCTGGCGCCGCCGGCTTACTTCCGGCGGGCTCGGATTGCTGTCTCTCATGGCACTCCTTTGCTTCGCGGGGCTGACCGTGATGAGCGGTTGTGGTTCCAGCATCAACAACAACTTCCCGACCCCCGCCGGATCCTATCCGGTCACGATCACAGCTACGTCGACGCCACTTGTCAATGGTGCCGAGCCGACCTGTTCCTATCAGAACTGCAACCTGCCGCCAGATCCGGTCACGAACCCTTCCATCAATGTGGTCCAGACTTTGTCGGTCAATCTCACCGTCAAGTAA
- a CDS encoding glycoside hydrolase family 44 protein codes for MMKLSVRWMSYAGSLGLLVLLGAFLSGCSGTNGSALSGPPVYVLSVTSIASLHDQITAISPADNNGVASGTTGLSLVYSPGTTVTVTAAASDSTGPFIAWCDASSASSSPFVCAPPPCDSVSGLTCTVKMTASKNLLATYPGVTSVTVTPISPTAVVPATTQFTATVHGVGTYVDSNGKTQNYDGSPYSFSLTGPSGFNTSLGTISATGLYTPPYPIPATVTLRTASVANPSAATYVTITLNAPATTTGPALSVDVGSPTHVISPNIYGMDDYGLNPVVPAEVNLPVERWGGNSTTRYNYLVDATNSASDYYFENNYPTTTGYPVASRFNSQVTQDEKTLTNTLATVPLIGYTTLRKSACSYSVAKYGAQTVTDPANADCGTGILTTPVNGSTTIVNDPTDTSMPIDETFVSGWVNFLVGQFGTAAHGGVALYGLDNEPEYWNGVHKDVHPNPFTYDELSNKGITYAAAIKAQDPSALVTGPVISNWMNYFYSAQDVANGYNHNPSCQNANPTDRLAHGNIPLIEYYLQQFQKYETTNGKRLLDYVDLHTYFAAPGAAFALTGDTTLQQARLNSTRVFWDPTYTDPAYTDPNNNTCTGAAYPPNLINLMKGWVAKDYPGTKLAITEYNWGGQEAINGALAQADILGIFGREGLDLATLWGPPDPSPADTSKPSQKPGLVGFQVYTNYDGKNAHFGETAITSTSSDQGVLAVYGATRAADSTVTIVVINKSYGDLTSTLSLANLKPNGNAKAYLYNEANITGISAQPDVTVTPPTGTSTTSTLSTLFPAQSITILVVPKL; via the coding sequence ATGATGAAGCTTAGCGTTCGGTGGATGAGCTATGCGGGTTCCCTGGGTCTCCTGGTTCTTCTTGGAGCCTTTTTGTCGGGCTGTTCGGGCACCAATGGGTCAGCCCTCTCCGGGCCTCCTGTCTACGTCCTTTCTGTTACCTCGATCGCGAGTCTGCATGACCAGATTACGGCCATCAGTCCGGCGGACAACAACGGCGTGGCCTCAGGTACAACCGGCCTGTCGCTGGTCTATAGCCCCGGCACTACGGTGACGGTTACGGCAGCTGCCTCCGATTCCACCGGGCCATTCATCGCATGGTGCGATGCCAGTTCAGCAAGCTCGAGCCCGTTCGTTTGTGCCCCGCCTCCTTGTGATAGCGTCTCTGGCCTGACTTGCACGGTAAAGATGACCGCCAGCAAGAATCTGCTGGCCACCTACCCGGGTGTCACCAGCGTGACGGTGACGCCAATCTCTCCGACGGCCGTCGTTCCAGCGACGACCCAGTTCACCGCGACGGTTCATGGGGTGGGAACCTACGTCGACAGTAACGGGAAGACGCAGAACTACGACGGCTCTCCTTATAGCTTCAGCCTGACGGGACCTTCTGGTTTCAACACTTCGTTGGGGACGATCTCTGCCACCGGCCTGTACACTCCGCCTTATCCTATCCCGGCGACCGTTACTCTCAGGACAGCCAGTGTCGCCAACCCGAGCGCTGCGACCTACGTCACAATTACGTTGAACGCGCCGGCGACGACCACAGGTCCAGCTTTGAGCGTCGATGTGGGCAGCCCCACCCACGTGATCAGCCCGAACATCTACGGCATGGACGACTACGGGCTGAACCCTGTGGTTCCCGCGGAGGTCAATCTTCCGGTGGAGCGCTGGGGGGGCAACTCCACGACGCGTTATAACTACCTGGTAGACGCCACGAACTCGGCGTCTGACTACTACTTCGAGAATAACTACCCAACTACGACCGGATATCCGGTTGCCAGTCGATTCAACAGCCAAGTCACACAGGATGAGAAGACGCTAACCAACACACTGGCGACCGTTCCACTTATTGGCTACACCACGTTGCGGAAATCCGCGTGCAGTTACTCCGTAGCAAAGTATGGAGCCCAGACGGTGACCGACCCTGCGAATGCGGATTGCGGTACCGGCATTCTGACGACCCCGGTAAACGGCAGCACCACGATCGTCAACGATCCGACCGACACCAGCATGCCGATCGATGAGACCTTTGTCAGTGGATGGGTCAACTTCCTCGTAGGCCAGTTCGGCACAGCGGCCCATGGCGGTGTCGCCCTCTACGGTCTGGACAACGAGCCGGAGTACTGGAACGGCGTCCACAAGGACGTTCATCCAAATCCGTTTACGTACGACGAGCTCTCAAACAAGGGCATCACCTACGCAGCGGCGATCAAGGCACAGGACCCCTCGGCGCTCGTGACAGGTCCTGTCATCTCCAACTGGATGAATTACTTTTACTCCGCTCAGGATGTTGCGAACGGTTACAACCACAATCCTTCCTGCCAGAATGCGAACCCGACCGACCGGCTGGCCCACGGCAATATCCCGCTGATTGAGTACTATCTGCAGCAGTTTCAGAAGTACGAAACTACCAACGGCAAACGTCTCCTTGACTACGTGGATCTGCACACCTACTTTGCCGCACCGGGTGCCGCGTTCGCACTCACCGGAGACACCACGCTGCAGCAGGCGCGCTTGAACTCGACGCGCGTCTTCTGGGACCCCACCTATACCGACCCGGCCTACACAGACCCCAACAACAACACTTGCACGGGGGCAGCGTATCCGCCGAACCTCATCAACCTGATGAAGGGATGGGTCGCGAAGGACTATCCGGGCACCAAGCTTGCCATCACCGAGTACAACTGGGGCGGCCAGGAGGCCATTAACGGAGCACTTGCGCAGGCTGATATCCTCGGCATCTTCGGGCGCGAGGGTCTAGACCTGGCCACACTTTGGGGCCCACCGGATCCTTCTCCGGCGGATACGAGCAAGCCAAGTCAAAAACCGGGCTTGGTTGGGTTCCAGGTCTACACCAACTACGATGGTAAGAACGCCCACTTCGGCGAGACAGCCATCACATCCACCAGCTCCGATCAGGGTGTCCTCGCAGTCTACGGAGCGACGCGTGCAGCGGATAGTACCGTAACGATCGTCGTCATCAACAAGAGCTATGGTGATTTGACGAGCACGCTGTCCCTCGCCAACCTGAAGCCGAACGGAAATGCAAAGGCCTATCTCTACAACGAAGCGAACATCACAGGGATTTCGGCGCAACCGGATGTCACTGTGACGCCCCCGACAGGGACAAGTACGACAAGCACACTTAGCACGCTTTTCCCGGCTCAGTCGATCACGATACTGGTCGTTCCGAAGTTATAA